In bacterium, the following proteins share a genomic window:
- a CDS encoding DUF5615 family PIN-like protein has protein sequence MQFKIDENLPIEVAKLLVNAGYDAKTVKEQQLQGVEDSILAELCKSEHRILVTLDTDFSDIRAYPPEEFSGIIVLRLKTQAKHYIVKVMKGIIPLIVREPLRQHLWIVEEIKIRIRGRNDE, from the coding sequence ATGCAGTTTAAGATAGATGAAAATCTACCAATTGAAGTTGCAAAGTTGCTTGTCAATGCTGGCTATGATGCAAAAACTGTAAAAGAGCAACAATTGCAAGGAGTAGAAGATTCTATTCTTGCAGAATTATGCAAAAGCGAACATCGTATTCTGGTAACATTAGATACAGATTTCTCAGACATCAGGGCATATCCACCAGAGGAATTCTCTGGCATTATTGTTCTACGGCTTAAAACCCAGGCAAAACATTATATCGTTAAGGTTATGAAGGGTATCATTCCCCTTATTGTTCGTGAACCTTTAAGACAGCATTTGTGGATTGTTGAAGAAATCAAGATTCGTATCCGTGGCAGAAATGATGAATAA
- a CDS encoding DUF433 domain-containing protein, whose translation MNWRERITTDPFVCHGRACIKGTRIMVSVILDNLAEGIDENEILKSYPSISPEDIRAAIAYAAELSSERLVSVA comes from the coding sequence ATGAACTGGAGAGAAAGAATAACAACAGACCCATTTGTATGCCATGGGAGGGCTTGTATTAAAGGAACTCGCATAATGGTGTCAGTTATATTGGATAACTTAGCAGAAGGTATAGATGAAAATGAAATTTTAAAAAGTTATCCCTCAATTAGTCCTGAAGATATTAGAGCCGCTATAGCTTATGCAGCGGAGCTATCTAGCGAAAGACTAGTATCTGTAGCATAG